TTGGGTGGGACTTTAATCTTCCAAATAGCATCCTGAATATCAGAAGATACCCCCCCAAAGTTAATCATTTTGTAAAAGGATTTAACAGTATATATCCCAATTTTCTCTCTCGAGAAAACACAAAAAGCTTTGAGTTATGTACAATCTCGAGACCAGCCAACACCCTAATTTACAACGTGACACGCCTAAGATCTACACAACACTCCGCGCCTGCCTTTACCCATGACTAAGCCTTGGCCATGATCATGTCGAGCAAACTGGGATGTTGGGCTGGGCTTTGTCGATGATGGCGCCATTGCGGTGCTTCCAGATCCACTTGCGCAACACAGGCGGGGTGGCTTCAACGGCCTACTGTCACCAGCTGACGAAGTTTTCTGCGACAACAACCAGCCTGGCTGTAGATTGGATCCACGGAAGATGCTCTGGTAACCATATAAGCTGCACTGTTCGATCATGTAGTCACTGTCTTCAATTACTCAAACAATCTAACAGGCAATATTGACTTTTGCAGAGTAAATTGCATAAAACCACCACTTTGAGGGTTAGGTTTGCGAAAAACACTAGGATACATTTTCTCTGCAGAAGACACCATACCTTGCGTAATAGTTTTGCAAAAACCACTGATCGGCGGATCTGGCCTTGTTAAGTGAgattatgacaggtggggcccattTTTGCATACGTGGCGAAACGGCTCTAGCCAAACGACGTTAGGCAGGACacagggcccacctgtcagttAGTTCTTCTCCTCCAATTCTTCTTTCTTCCTCCTCTTACTGAAATGTCTTTTGTGTCAAAAACGACCTCCACTTTCTCCGCCGCCGGTCAGATCCATCGCGAGCTCTTCCCTGAGGTGAGGTGCGGCAGCCACAGCTCCTCCTCCAGCCGAGCCGCCTCCACCCTGGCCGAGCCCCCTCCTCCTCTGGCTGCCGGAGCGTCGCCTCGGCCCTCCCGCGCTCTTCTTTCCTGGCTCCGGCCACGAACTCCCTCCTCGGAGCCGAGCTCGCCCGCCACGGTGCGCCAATGAGCAGAGGGATTTCGGCGACGCGAGGGGAGCCCCTGCACGTGTACGTCGTGCAGCTGCATCATGGGATTTCAGCAACGCCATGGGCTCCGTGACGCTTCCCCGCTAGCTCCTTGAGCAGAGGGCGCTTCACCGCGGGCTCGGGCCACGCCGCCCACCAGCGTCACCGGCGCCCGGCGGCCCCTGCGGCTCCTCTCCCCTCCCTCTACTCCTCCTAGTCGTCCAGATCACGGCCCCGAGTCGTAGCCGCTGAACCACAACGCCATGGGCGAGCGCCATGGACGCCGCCGCCTTGCCCGCGCAGCCACGCCGCCCGCCGACGACCATCTCCCTGGCCACTACCCCAAGCATACATGGCTTGCTGCGACGCAGCCACTCCTCCTAGATCCCGACAGCGtgccccctcgccggcgacgagaCACGACGTCGTACTGCTTCTCTGCTCGCGTGCTTGGGCCGGCCAGATCCATGGAGTTGATTGCTTTTCTGAAGTTGATTGAAGGGTGTCCCTATAAAATTACAGGGATTGGTTTGCAAATCTGGACAAATTCATGGTCAAACGCCGTTTGGCTGGAGCCGTTACGCCACGTATGCAAAaacgggacccacctgtcataatcTCGCTTTACAGGGCCAGATACGCCGATCAGTGGTCTTTGCAAAACCATTACACAAGATGTGGTGTCTTTTGCAGAGAAACTGTATCCTAGTGTTTTTCGCAAACCTAACCCTCAAAGTGGTGGTTTTATGCAATTTACTCGACTTTTGCATGTCGGAAAAAGAGCTGATTTATATGAAACAATTAAACTATGAATAATTAAAGTGGCAAATAATCAAGGATAACATATACTTTAGAGGTTAGCAATGGTTGTATCTAACATGGCAATGGGCGGAGTGGCAGATACTTAAATACCCCTTAATGGAAAATGTCAGAAGATTACAAGGTGGGTTGATTCAGATTTTGATCCACAACTGCCCTAGTTTCATGCCAATCAAGCTGAAGCTGCTAGTATCATTGTCAACTTAGAACACACACCTGCTAAACCAAAGAGTTGATACCATGTTCCATTTTTTTTCTATCAAAATTTCTAATGATTTTGTTAATAATCGACCTTTTTCATCTGAaccttttattttatttggttgCATGAGTCTCTCTGAGAATGACATTGTTGTGTGCTGTTACATCTATCTGATGACCGCCCTTGAACCTTCTATAAAAACCTTATTTGTTCCCAACTTCCTCTCCTTTGATACCTTTTCTTGCCTGATTGGCCCTGAAAGGCTGAAATGCTCAACCGCTAGTTACCTTCTGTCACAGCTGTCAGTTGCTATCCATAGTTGGAACAAACACTGATGTTCGTGCATTTAACCTTTCTGCTGGACTGAGCCAGAAGTTTTAGACTTCGTACACTAAGGACTAGAGTTGCCCCTTTCTTTAGTATTTGATTGCAACGCCCCCCTGATGTTGCATTTGTATATGTTTTGCTTGAAGAGTTCAACAATTTAAAGATTTGTACTTTTATGTGCTGACCTTTTCTACTTATTTCAGTGCTATGTTTTTCTTCACTACCAAAGCCAATCAACTGAAGAGCAGCTTTGTATAGCCTGATGGCTGTGGAGAGAGACATCTTTGGTATCTCAGGGCCGACATATCTTAATCCTGTTAGTTGGTATGTTACATAACATTTCCTATAATGTTTTGCAAGTGTTTGATAGATAGCACTTGCATAGAGCTTACATTTGAATCCAATATGTTTGCTATGTTAAATACCGATACAATTCCAGGTGCAAAAACCTGTGTACTTTTATGAGGTTCTATCGCTATGTGTTGCTTAATTTAATCCCAATAGCTGTATATCTCATGTTGTTTTTCCTGATTACATAAATTTAGCATTTGCTCGGGTAAACAATCCCACCAAACCAGTGATGTTTACGGAACTTATCATAGTCATCAGTCATAATTGGTAGATAACACAACGTGATACATTCAAGTTTATGGTGTTTATTTTTTTGCCAACGATTCCTCTAGAAACATAGAAAGGAGTGCAAGTTAGTAAACTTTGAGCATATGATAGAAAACGGAATGTGTGATGTAAACTCCTCTCTCCTTCTCATGTATATTTTCACCTTAGATCTCTATGTAATTATGTTCTTCATTCTATTCCAGCTAATCCTAGATTTGACTATGCAAAAGATTTTGAAGAATTTTGCAAGACCTATATTCATCTCTTATATTTCAGTGAAGACCATAGGATTTTAAGTAATTAATTTTATGGTACGAGGCACTAATGAACCCCAAGTCACCAGCTGGTTCTTAACATGGCATCCACACCTGGACATAGCTATGGCTGTAATGGGCCAGGCATTAGTTGCTTAATTTTTGCTATCCTACGCAATCAATCTCCAGCCAACTCCACACTGGTTATGGCCTAACCCGAAGTGGCCTGAAGCTTCATCAGTATGGGCTTTGGATTATTCATCTTTTATGTAGGCTATTTTTCTCTAAtgaaataattctcatttttattgaaaagtatTTGACATGGTCAGCATACTTATAACCTTGAGATTGCTCCTTTTCAATCAAAATCAGTTGCAATCCTCATTATCATTTCTTATGTTACTATATGCAGTTGTGCATTGACGTTTACCGGTAAAAACAAATACGACTCTACACGTTCATCACAGCGCATGCTTCAGGAATAAGCAATTTTTGTTTGTCAGGGCAGCAGTTGTTGAATTAGGTTCCACTAAAACATTCCACATCTGGATGTGTGCTAACATGTGAATTTGCTGAATACAAGGAAGTGTTATTGTTTAATTCAATAATGTTGCCTCCTTGGAGGAGAGAGGAAAAGATTGCCAAAAGCACTGTGAAAATTAAGTTTAGCTTAGCTTCAAAAAGTATGTTAAGTTTAGCTTAATGTAGAGTGCTAGAACAGACTAGTTATGTTTTGTTACTTCAGTTGCATTGCATCTCTATGGGTAAATGGGTGTGTATGGGTTAACTGGGTGTGCTACATGAGAACATGATTTGCAACAACTAACCACTGCACCAACACACACCTCATTCCTAATTGACGCAATTTTGTTGTCCCATTGTTTTCTTCTGCGTTCGCATCTGCCTACCTTCTCCACCTCCGCCCAGCAAATCGCCACCATGTAATCTCTGGGTGCCTCAGTGCCTCTACCATCTTCCCAGCCTAACTCGATGCCACTAACTGTCAAGTAGGGGGCCATAGATATTATTACGCTGCTGGGGCTTGGTGAGCCCCAAAAAATAGTACCAAACTGTTGGCCTCCATTGGCAGCTTAGCAAATCTCCTAGCCGTACATCTAGCGATGGATGGGTCATCTACCAATAACATCATGTACCTCGACCCAAAAAAGGATTACAAGATGGGGAAAACTACTGTAACCAAATagaagtagaattgagcaatacgAATGGTACTGGAAAAGTGAGAAAGGATTTTCAAACTTATTTAGTTATTTTATTGTTGGgttataaaaaaattcaaaagcATTGTTCGTTTGGATGGCATAAAGTAAGTTACCCTTTCAGGAAAGATGTTGCTGATTACTGATTTAGTACAATttgtcgctgatttagtacaacaacttggtactaaatcagcgacaactaatatggaatggagggggtacatgaCTATGGGGCAGTTCTTTTGGGGCTTATGGCTGGCTGTGGAAATAAGCTGCCCTCTCCCCTGGCAGCTTATTTCCACAGTCAGCCATAAGccccaaaagaactggccctatgTTGTCCTGTTCTCAGCTTGCCTTTATGTCCTGTTCTCATAAGGTAGTAACTTTCTCTCTTTTCTTTGGACCCACAAAAGGAACTGCGAGAATAATAGGAGATCTGTGGCTGCATGTTTAGTTCAGGCTGTGTATGTTTTGGAGAGAGACCGGCAACTAAACCGTCAATCTGTTGACGCCGCAGCACCTCCTTGGTGGGAGTTCTTCCATTTTGAGATGATCCGGAAGCTTGTCGATGATGTTGACTTGTCTATATTCGGTGCAATATTTGAATTCAACCCTCCTTCAAGTAAAGAAGCTTCTGCCCAGGATGCCCCTAGATTTGTCATTGCCTTCAGAGGCACCATAACTGAGAAGGAAACTATTTCTAGAGATCTTTCCCTTGACCTCCACCTTGTTCAAAATGGTCTCCATAAGACCTCAAGATTTGCAATCGCGATGCAAGCTGTTCAAAATGTAGCCTCAGCTTTCCCTGGATCCCTGATTTGGCTAGCTGGTCATTCACTGGGTGCAGGTACGGCCATCCTTACTGGAAGAAACATGGTTAAGAAGGGCGCTTTTTTGGATAGTTTTCTCTTCAATCCACCGTTTGTCGCTGCTCCGATAGAGGGAATCAGGGATGAGAGGGTAAAGCATGGTTTCCGCATTGCAAGAAGTGTTATTACCGCGGGACTAGCTATTGCAATGAAAGCAAAAACCGAGGGGAACAATCAGAGGTCTGTTGCGGAAGAATCATTCAACATTTTGTCATCATGGACGCCATATCTGTTTGTTAATCCAGGAGACCATGTATGTTCAGAGTACATTGGGTACTTCCAGCATCGTAGGAACATGGAGGATCTCGGTGCTGGATTTATTGAGAAGCTTGCGACCCAAAACTCAATCGGAGACCTGTTTTACAAGGCATTAGGATGGGAATCAGAACCGCTGCACCTTCTTCCATCTGCAGACTTGATTGTAAACGTGAGCCCTTCACCGGACTTCAAATATGCCCATGGCATTAGCCAATGGTGGCAACCGGATCTGAACTTGCAATGCAATAAATATCGGTACTCTTAGGTACGCGATGGTAAAATGAAGATGAAGATATCTTCGCAGTATCATATACTCCAGCTGTCCGTTTGATCTCTCCATTTGTTCATATGATTCATTCAGTTTACATTTATCAGTTAGTATACTGTGACATACTATCACTTAACACCTATGTTTATGACTGCACTGTCGGCCTGCACAAAATCTGTTGATTTCCTGAAGAGATGTTCAGAATCATGCATCTGTAACCCTGTACTGTACGTTATGATTATCTTTTGTGATATTGAACAAATAATCTGTCTACATGCCTGTACTTGGATATACCCCCTCTTTTTTTTTCTGACACAAAATGCAGGACGAAAGTACCTGTATTTGAGCTCTGATTTTATTTCTATTCAAGGGATATGAGGAACCAATAATCTTCATATCCTAGGACAGCGTCTTGCTGCATTCATTGATAGAAGCCTGTCCGTATCCTTCACATCGGGTGCTCGTAGATATTGCTCTCCGTAAACCTTCATGATTGTTTCAGCGAACATTTTTGTGCACTTTATGATTTTATCTTCAGCCATTTGAAGATAATCATCCAATGGAGCTGCAGGCATGACATATGCACTTTCCATGCCGTCGATCCGTCGCGCATGAGCTTCTCATGGCCTTTTGTTCTGTTTTGGTGAAATGTCGCACGACCAACCTGTGATCTTGCACGCTCCCTCTTTGTGCCAGTTGCCGCTATCCAGTCAGCAACCATAAGAGAACATATCATCTTCGGCGTCCATGATCTTACTCTTGGACTCGAAGCTCGAATCCAATGATGAATTGTCCAAAAATGGCTCTACTAGTGGATCTATCTACACAGAATGTAATCCTATGCCATCTACATGAGCTATGAGCCGCTAAACTAAATTTACAAGAAAAGTTGGCAAAATCCACCTCGGGGTAAGTCGTCGAACACCTTGAGATCGAGCGGTGGAAGGAGTGGCACGACCAGATGGCGAGAGATAGTTGTGGGGCTGCAGCGAAGTATGGGAAGTCCACGAACGGCTCATAGCGGTACGGGCAGCGGGGGTAACAGCAAATGGCGGCGGCTAAAGAAAGTGTATCTCCTGAAATGTGAAATGTCTGTGGTACCAATACTTGGATGGATGGAGGGCTCGTTATATCGCCTCGTCCAGCCGCCAAATATGAAGGCTAGCTGGCTGATATGGGTCTATGTTAGAGTTGCTCTTAGCGGTTAGAAACGTTTTGGTATGCTCTTATACACTATCTAAAATGCATATCAAGCGGGCACCTTTGGTGATATTTGTGCAACCGAGAAACCCTAAAACAATAGCCAAGCAACATGTTACAACATGTGCGCTTGCATAGAATTGTTGAAAAATAATACGTCCACTGTAAAATGAAATCAAATGCTGTGATATTAAGCTAAAAATATATATGAAATGATGTGATTTTTTGTTTTCTTACGTGAGGAGCATCTCAGGCCTTTTCAAGCGCGACTAACTCTGTCCGTTGATTTCTGATCAGACCGCAGCGCACTCTCCCTGTACAGGCTTATCCCTCCAGCAGAGGTGGCCTTCCTCCGCATAGGATAGGCCAGAACCCAAATCCACAGCCATGGCGCTCCTCCTGTCCCCCACCGTCTCCTTcatcgccccctccccctcttccgCTCCTCGTGCCCGAGCTCTCTCCAgctccaccgccaccgccgccagcAATAATGCCTTCCCTTACCTCGGTAAGCTGCCGTTATGCCTCATCCCGCCATTGTCCCGTACGTTCGTTGATGTTCCATGGCTAAGTGCTTACTGGGTGATCCCTTGTTGCGAAGTCCGATGACGAAATCGGTGGAGGAATTAGTTCGGGCGTGCGTAATTTTAGTCGCGGCGTCTCTGCTTGTCCTCGATGGGAATGGCTCGTCCGGGAATTTATTCAAACAATCTGTCTGCACCAGTTTCTTGGAAGAATGTTCATTTTTCTCTGCTAGACTACATTTACTACCTCAGAAGGTTGCTCCTTTCAAACTTAGTGCTACTATAAATTGTCTTATGAGCATAGGCCACCGTTACGGACACTTGATGAAATCCGTAAGCACACCGTGGCAGCTCGCAGTTTGCAGGTTGCTACAGACGAGTAATTGAGTTTAGATGCCATATGTTTTCTCTAGCAGCTCCATCTAATGATAGTAGCGAGCACACTAAAATTAGCTACTGCGCATTACATGTGCTATGAGCAATGTGACATACATGAGCTCAGCATGTCAATGTGTACATCACTGTAAGCATAGACAGGCCATATCTTTTCTGTAGCAATTCCATCTGATGATAGTAGAGAGCACAATAAATTTAGCTACTGCACGTTACATATGCTACGAATCATGTGACATACATGAGCTCAGAATTTAAATGTTTACGTCAGTGTAAGCATAGATCCTACTAAGTGTTGTTTGTCATTGCTCTTCTTGTAGCCTCGAGACTTCAGTGCAAGACCGGCGCCTCAGTCAGCCATGTTTCTCTTGCCAAGAAAATGCCCGTAGTTGTCCACGCCTCTGCAGAGGCTGGTGCAACTGATACCGCGGAGCAACCAGAGAAGCCAAAACCAGCGGCTTCGATCGAGGACATGCCGCTCGAGTCCAAGCAGCAGATGATCCTGGAGCAGAGGGCACGGATGAAGGTGGCCAAGAAGTTGAGGCAGCGGCGCAAGCGGCTCGTCCAAAAGAGGCGGCTGAGGAAGAAGGGCAGGTGGCCACCGTCCAAGATGAAGAAGCTCAAGAATGTCTGACCGGCACATGATGTCGGACAGCTGGTCCGTACCATTCCTTTGTAAACCTACGTGTTGCGTTCCTCTAATGCATTGGTGTTTGTTTGGTTTGTACAATTTTTCTGTTCTGAAACACATAATCGGTTATAATGCAATTAAATTTTTACCATAATGAAACCTTTTTGCGTGTCCATAGCAGCAGATTGATGTGCTGTTATCTGTGGTTAGTCTATGTTGTACAACTGTCTGTCTGAAGCAAGTTTTGggatgttttatttcttttgccgtttgtTATTCTGTAAATTTTTAATTTATTTCAAATATGCTATTGGAATGCCGACTAGTCCTTGGACACCATCTTCCCTCAAATATGCAGTGGCTTAAAACTTGAAAGGAACATCGGTCCTTTGTCGATAACAAAAATATCAGTTTTCAGACAAGTCTCGTGCTTGCTGAAAGTCTGCTCTTTCAGACGAGTTTCCACTGGCTTTGATAGCTCAAAGGAATCTCCGTTTGCTTGCTCACTTGGTTACGCTGCCCAGTATGTGAATACTGCACCCAGCCCTCTCCTTTGTGGCCCTTGATGCTCAAGGAAGGAACAAcaggaacaacaacaacaacaacaacaatgtACGCCCCCTCAAACTCTTTACAGTCATCTACTACTTCTAAGTTCAATTTTAACTGAAATATTTTTTTTATCTGTCTATTTATAACATTCATCGTCTGGATCTTCGGATGCATCAAGTTCCCACTGAAATAATAACTGAAGAACAGGAACACCATGACTTAAGTTGATTCTGGGTCTGCTTGGTCAGTCAGTACTCAGTAGGCAGGCCTGAAACATAATGGCAGGCAGGCGGAATAGGGAGAACTGGATGCGGCATTGTTATGGA
The Aegilops tauschii subsp. strangulata cultivar AL8/78 chromosome 3, Aet v6.0, whole genome shotgun sequence genome window above contains:
- the LOC109771175 gene encoding large ribosomal subunit protein cL37 alpha, giving the protein MALLLSPTVSFIAPSPSSAPRARALSSSTATAASNNAFPYLASRLQCKTGASVSHVSLAKKMPVVVHASAEAGATDTAEQPEKPKPAASIEDMPLESKQQMILEQRARMKVAKKLRQRRKRLVQKRRLRKKGRWPPSKMKKLKNV
- the LOC109771153 gene encoding GDSL esterase/lipase At4g10955 isoform X2, whose translation is MIRKLVDDVDLSIFGAIFEFNPPSSKEASAQDAPRFVIAFRGTITEKETISRDLSLDLHLVQNGLHKTSRFAIAMQAVQNVASAFPGSLIWLAGHSLGAGTAILTGRNMVKKGAFLDSFLFNPPFVAAPIEGIRDERVKHGFRIARSVITAGLAIAMKAKTEGNNQRSVAEESFNILSSWTPYLFVNPGDHVCSEYIGYFQHRRNMEDLGAGFIEKLATQNSIGDLFYKALGWESEPLHLLPSADLIVNVSPSPDFKYAHGISQWWQPDLNLQCNKYRYS
- the LOC109771153 gene encoding GDSL esterase/lipase At4g10955 isoform X1, producing MAVERDIFGISGPTYLNPVSWNCENNRRSVAACLVQAVYVLERDRQLNRQSVDAAAPPWWEFFHFEMIRKLVDDVDLSIFGAIFEFNPPSSKEASAQDAPRFVIAFRGTITEKETISRDLSLDLHLVQNGLHKTSRFAIAMQAVQNVASAFPGSLIWLAGHSLGAGTAILTGRNMVKKGAFLDSFLFNPPFVAAPIEGIRDERVKHGFRIARSVITAGLAIAMKAKTEGNNQRSVAEESFNILSSWTPYLFVNPGDHVCSEYIGYFQHRRNMEDLGAGFIEKLATQNSIGDLFYKALGWESEPLHLLPSADLIVNVSPSPDFKYAHGISQWWQPDLNLQCNKYRYS